The following coding sequences lie in one Streptomyces xiamenensis genomic window:
- a CDS encoding amino acid ABC transporter ATP-binding protein, whose protein sequence is MSETSLTKEPEDASPATGDLVVLDSVNKHFGALHVLQDINLTIKRGEVVVVIGPSGSGKSTLCRSINRLETIDAGTITIDGDPLPQEGRELARLRADVGMVFQSFNLFAHKTVLQNVMLGPIKVRRQDKAEVETRARALLDRVGVGNQADKYPAQLSGGQQQRVAIARALAMEPKVMLFDEPTSALDPEMINEVLEVMQQLAAEGMTMVVVTHEMGFARSAANRVVFMADGRIVEEADPHQFFDNPRSDRAKDFLSKILAH, encoded by the coding sequence ATGAGCGAGACGTCGCTGACCAAGGAACCCGAGGACGCGTCGCCTGCGACGGGAGACCTGGTCGTCCTGGACAGCGTGAACAAGCACTTCGGCGCGCTGCATGTGCTTCAGGACATCAACCTGACCATCAAGCGCGGCGAGGTCGTCGTCGTCATCGGTCCCTCCGGATCCGGCAAGTCCACGCTGTGCCGTTCCATCAACCGGCTGGAGACCATTGACGCCGGAACGATCACCATCGACGGCGACCCCCTTCCGCAGGAGGGCCGCGAGCTGGCCCGGCTGCGCGCCGATGTGGGCATGGTCTTCCAGTCCTTCAATCTGTTCGCGCACAAGACCGTGCTGCAGAACGTGATGCTCGGCCCGATCAAGGTGCGCCGCCAGGACAAGGCCGAGGTCGAGACCCGGGCCCGGGCCCTGCTCGACCGGGTGGGCGTCGGCAACCAGGCCGACAAGTACCCGGCCCAGCTCTCCGGCGGCCAGCAGCAGCGCGTGGCCATCGCGCGTGCCCTGGCGATGGAGCCGAAGGTGATGCTCTTCGACGAGCCCACCTCGGCCCTGGACCCGGAGATGATCAACGAGGTCCTCGAAGTCATGCAGCAGCTGGCTGCCGAGGGCATGACCATGGTCGTCGTCACCCATGAGATGGGCTTCGCCCGCTCCGCCGCCAACCGCGTGGTGTTCATGGCGGACGGCCGGATCGTCGAAGAGGCCGACCCCCACCAGTTCTTCGACAACCCGCGCAGCGACCGGGCCAAGGACTTCCTTTCGAAGATCCTCGCCCACTGA
- a CDS encoding response regulator transcription factor, with protein sequence MRLLLVEDDEHVAAALIAVLGRHGISVAHARGGEDALTRLRNGSFDVVLLDLTLPDLDGFEVCGRIRRLTSIPVIMVTARADVRSRIHGLNIGADDYVVKPYDTGELLARIHAVSRRKAAEEPERAEGPGGVLSLGPVTLEHASRQVTVDGERIALTRKEFDLLALLAHRPGVVFRREQIISDVWQTSWEGTGRTLEVHIASLRSKLRRPELVETVRGVGYRLALPPR encoded by the coding sequence ATGAGACTCCTCCTGGTCGAGGACGACGAACACGTGGCCGCCGCCCTCATCGCGGTGCTCGGCCGCCACGGCATCTCCGTGGCGCACGCCCGGGGCGGCGAGGACGCGCTGACCCGGCTGCGGAACGGCTCCTTCGACGTCGTCCTGCTCGATCTCACCCTGCCCGACCTGGACGGTTTCGAGGTGTGCGGCCGGATCCGCCGCCTCACCTCGATCCCGGTGATCATGGTGACCGCGCGCGCCGACGTGCGCTCGCGCATCCACGGCCTGAACATCGGCGCCGACGACTACGTGGTCAAGCCGTACGACACCGGCGAGCTGCTGGCCCGCATCCACGCCGTGAGCCGCCGCAAGGCCGCCGAGGAGCCCGAACGCGCCGAGGGCCCCGGCGGCGTCCTGTCCCTGGGCCCGGTCACCCTGGAGCACGCCTCCCGCCAGGTGACCGTGGACGGTGAACGGATCGCGCTGACCCGTAAGGAGTTCGACCTGCTGGCACTGCTGGCCCACCGGCCCGGGGTGGTCTTCCGCCGGGAGCAGATCATCTCCGACGTGTGGCAGACCAGCTGGGAGGGCACCGGCCGCACCCTGGAGGTGCACATCGCCTCGCTGCGCTCCAAGCTGCGCCGCCCCGAACTCGTCGAGACGGTGCGCGGCGTCGGCTACCGGCTCGCCCTGCCGCCCCGCTGA
- a CDS encoding glutamate ABC transporter substrate-binding protein, translated as MKLRKASALAASVLALSLTATACGSSDDDNGGSGDGGGGKITVGIKFDQPGLGLKTPDGTFAGFDVDVATYIAGELGYTPENINFVESPSPERENLLKRGDVDFIVATYSITDTRKQEVDFAGPYFVAHQDLLIRADEDVTSEDDINNLTLCSVAGSTPAQRIKDEIAPDAGLFEQATYSECLAGLENGQVDAITTDDVILAGYAAQDQHQGKFKLAGLNLSDEFYGIGVQKGSDLRADINTAIQKMIDDGEWDAAIEKNVGPSGYAAEGAPEITETN; from the coding sequence ATGAAGCTCCGCAAGGCAAGCGCGCTGGCCGCCTCCGTTCTCGCCCTGTCCCTGACCGCGACCGCCTGCGGCTCGAGTGACGACGACAACGGTGGCAGCGGTGACGGTGGGGGCGGGAAGATCACCGTCGGCATCAAGTTCGACCAGCCCGGTCTGGGCCTGAAGACCCCGGACGGCACGTTCGCCGGTTTCGACGTGGACGTGGCCACGTATATCGCCGGTGAGCTCGGGTACACCCCGGAGAACATCAACTTCGTCGAGTCCCCCAGCCCCGAGCGCGAGAACCTGCTCAAGCGCGGTGACGTCGACTTCATCGTCGCCACCTACTCCATCACCGACACCCGCAAGCAGGAGGTCGACTTCGCCGGCCCGTACTTCGTGGCCCACCAGGATCTGCTGATCCGTGCCGACGAGGACGTCACCAGCGAGGACGACATCAACAACCTCACGCTGTGTTCGGTCGCCGGCTCCACCCCGGCGCAGCGCATCAAGGACGAGATCGCCCCCGACGCCGGGCTGTTCGAGCAGGCCACCTACTCCGAGTGCCTGGCGGGCCTGGAGAACGGCCAGGTCGACGCGATCACCACGGACGACGTCATCCTGGCCGGTTACGCCGCGCAGGACCAGCACCAGGGCAAGTTCAAGCTGGCCGGCCTGAACCTGTCCGACGAGTTCTACGGCATCGGTGTCCAGAAGGGCTCCGACCTGCGCGCCGACATCAACACCGCCATCCAGAAGATGATCGACGACGGCGAGTGGGACGCGGCCATCGAGAAGAACGTCGGCCCCTCGGGCTACGCCGCCGAGGGCGCCCCGGAGATCACGGAGACCAACTGA
- a CDS encoding amino acid ABC transporter permease produces MSDLSVLYDAPGPRARRRNVLIATLFVILLAAGAWWLYGTLDDNGELDARKWDPFVTDSRVWTTYLLPGLQATLTAAALAMVIALPLGAILGIGRLSDHWWISKPVGAIVEFFRAIPVLLLMLFANEAYAMWTDVDRSDRPMYAVVTGLVLYNASVLAEVVKAGILSLPKGQRDAAQAIGMRKSQMMTFVLLPQAVTVMLPAIVSQLVVIVKDTALGGALLGYSELMRSVGLVSANYGNVIASFVVVAVIFIVVNFLITSFASWLEGKLRRGKRSTGVTVTVDPGAQVGGVGGGMAVAAPPSGDGEKA; encoded by the coding sequence ATGAGCGACCTCTCCGTTCTGTACGATGCCCCGGGCCCCCGCGCCCGCCGGCGCAACGTCCTGATCGCCACCCTCTTCGTGATCCTGCTCGCGGCCGGGGCCTGGTGGCTCTACGGGACCCTGGACGACAACGGCGAACTGGACGCACGCAAGTGGGATCCTTTCGTCACCGACTCCCGGGTGTGGACGACCTATCTGCTGCCCGGCCTGCAGGCCACGCTGACGGCGGCGGCGCTCGCCATGGTGATCGCCCTTCCGCTGGGCGCGATCCTGGGCATCGGCCGGCTGTCGGACCACTGGTGGATCAGCAAGCCGGTCGGCGCGATCGTGGAGTTCTTCCGCGCCATCCCTGTTCTGCTGCTGATGCTGTTCGCCAACGAGGCGTACGCGATGTGGACGGACGTGGACCGGTCCGACCGGCCGATGTACGCGGTGGTCACGGGCCTGGTGCTGTACAACGCCTCGGTCCTCGCCGAGGTGGTCAAGGCCGGCATCCTGTCCCTGCCCAAGGGCCAGCGTGACGCCGCCCAGGCGATCGGCATGCGCAAGAGCCAGATGATGACCTTCGTCCTGCTGCCGCAGGCGGTCACAGTGATGCTGCCGGCGATCGTCAGCCAGCTGGTCGTCATCGTCAAGGACACCGCCCTCGGTGGCGCCCTGCTCGGCTACAGCGAGCTGATGCGCAGCGTCGGCCTGGTCAGCGCGAACTACGGCAACGTCATCGCCAGCTTCGTGGTAGTCGCCGTGATCTTCATCGTGGTGAACTTCCTGATCACCAGCTTCGCGAGCTGGCTGGAGGGCAAGCTGCGGCGCGGCAAGCGCAGCACGGGGGTGACCGTGACCGTGGATCCGGGCGCCCAGGTCGGCGGCGTCGGCGGGGGGATGGCGGTCGCTGCCCCACCGTCCGGGGACGGCGAGAAGGCCTGA
- a CDS encoding FAD-dependent monooxygenase, whose protein sequence is MIIAGAGPIGLALALALAGHRVPTIVLDGADGPPPPRLARTCVLFPDLAHWARLPGLGRETATLSGWHTRQRGRTVAHRAFAAGEAPFHLPQHALEGALRAAVAGQELIRVLAGTRVTAVEQSDTEVVVRSTELTEQTLRGSYLVGCDGARSTVRKLLGIGFPGRTAVERHAVAALRTELPWPGEGGVHRGGPGGEVTVRPLPGHRWRLDWPLPEEDGLITPDAMLERVHTTLGGWHDGDLPRYELLDAGVQVCHQRLALRWRSGRVFLAGDAARLLGALGTQQIAEGLRDVENLSWKLAAACHHAPAAHLLDSYEIERRTAVADRLRAVDQALPLVRGRRGLLTRLVRGRGKGRLRLLTDGHTGDGALGAPGRYPDSPLTFVSHRAASATPPGSTVLDVPVTALDGTRTRLRHCLGGPLLLVLTAPGSRVWDAKHWLSAGLMPRLAVAARALPVPTELLVTEDYPGAAAHTLLVIRPDGHLAATLPGADREELLAFIARWRAETEAGPDARAGTTAV, encoded by the coding sequence GTGATCATTGCCGGCGCGGGCCCGATCGGGCTCGCGCTGGCGCTTGCCCTGGCCGGGCACCGTGTCCCCACCATCGTGCTCGATGGTGCCGACGGCCCCCCGCCGCCCCGCCTCGCCCGTACCTGCGTCCTCTTCCCGGACCTCGCCCACTGGGCCAGGCTGCCGGGTCTGGGCCGGGAGACCGCCACCCTCAGCGGCTGGCACACCCGGCAGCGCGGCCGCACGGTCGCGCACCGTGCCTTCGCCGCCGGTGAGGCGCCGTTCCACCTCCCGCAGCACGCCCTGGAGGGTGCGCTGCGCGCGGCGGTCGCCGGCCAGGAACTGATCCGTGTCCTGGCCGGCACCCGCGTCACCGCCGTGGAACAGAGCGACACCGAGGTCGTCGTCCGCAGCACCGAACTCACCGAGCAGACACTGCGCGGCAGTTATCTGGTCGGCTGCGACGGCGCCCGTTCCACCGTGCGCAAGCTGCTGGGCATCGGTTTCCCCGGCCGCACCGCCGTCGAGCGCCACGCCGTGGCGGCGCTGCGCACCGAACTGCCGTGGCCCGGCGAGGGCGGAGTGCACCGGGGCGGCCCCGGCGGCGAGGTGACCGTCCGGCCGCTGCCGGGCCACCGCTGGCGGCTGGATTGGCCGCTGCCCGAGGAGGACGGGCTCATCACCCCGGACGCGATGCTGGAACGGGTGCACACCACCCTCGGCGGCTGGCACGACGGCGACCTGCCGCGGTACGAGCTGCTGGACGCCGGCGTCCAGGTCTGTCATCAGCGCCTGGCCCTGCGCTGGCGCTCGGGGCGGGTCTTTCTCGCCGGGGACGCCGCCCGCCTGCTGGGCGCGCTCGGCACCCAGCAGATCGCCGAGGGCCTGCGGGACGTCGAGAATCTGTCCTGGAAGCTGGCCGCCGCCTGTCACCACGCGCCGGCCGCGCATCTGCTGGACAGCTATGAGATCGAGCGTCGCACCGCGGTCGCCGACCGGCTGCGGGCCGTGGACCAGGCGCTGCCCCTGGTACGCGGCCGGCGCGGATTGCTCACCCGGCTCGTGCGCGGCCGGGGCAAGGGGCGACTGCGGCTGCTCACCGACGGCCACACCGGCGACGGGGCGCTGGGCGCGCCCGGCCGTTACCCGGACTCGCCCCTGACCTTCGTCTCCCACCGGGCCGCCAGCGCCACCCCGCCCGGGTCCACGGTGCTCGATGTGCCGGTGACCGCGCTGGACGGCACGCGCACCCGACTGCGGCACTGCCTGGGCGGGCCGCTGCTGCTGGTGCTGACCGCCCCCGGTTCGCGGGTGTGGGACGCCAAGCACTGGCTGTCGGCGGGGCTGATGCCCCGGCTGGCGGTGGCCGCCCGGGCGCTGCCGGTGCCCACCGAGCTGCTGGTCACCGAGGACTATCCGGGCGCGGCGGCGCACACCCTGCTGGTGATCCGCCCCGACGGCCATCTGGCGGCGACCCTGCCCGGCGCGGACCGGGAGGAGTTGCTGGCCTTCATAGCGCGCTGGCGTGCGGAGACGGAGGCGGGGCCGGACGCCCGCGCGGGCACCACGGCTGTCTGA
- a CDS encoding amino acid ABC transporter permease translates to MFEFLDLERYDLFGAFWVTVQLTFYSAVGSLIWGTILAGMRVSPVPIMRAFGTAYVHIFRNTPLTLIILACSQGLYFTLNFDMGAGKDLEALGFRLAVLGFVAYTATFVCEAVRSGINTVPVGQAEAARALGLNFFQVLRLIVLPQAYRSVVAPLANVLIALTKNTTIASAIGVAEASALMKAMIENEAQLIPIAAIFALGFIILTLPMGLFLGWVSKRVAVKR, encoded by the coding sequence GTGTTCGAATTCCTTGATCTCGAACGGTATGACCTGTTCGGGGCGTTCTGGGTAACGGTGCAGCTCACCTTCTACTCAGCCGTCGGCTCCCTCATCTGGGGAACCATCCTGGCCGGCATGCGCGTCAGCCCGGTCCCGATCATGCGTGCCTTCGGTACCGCCTACGTGCACATCTTCCGTAACACCCCTCTGACCCTGATCATCCTGGCGTGCTCCCAGGGCCTGTACTTCACCCTGAACTTCGACATGGGGGCGGGCAAAGACCTGGAGGCGCTGGGCTTCCGGCTGGCCGTCCTGGGCTTCGTCGCTTATACCGCCACCTTCGTCTGCGAGGCAGTGCGCTCCGGCATCAACACCGTTCCGGTGGGCCAGGCGGAAGCCGCCCGCGCACTGGGGCTGAACTTCTTCCAGGTGCTGCGGCTCATCGTGCTCCCCCAGGCGTACCGCTCCGTGGTGGCGCCGCTGGCCAACGTGCTGATCGCGCTGACCAAGAACACCACGATCGCCTCCGCCATCGGGGTGGCCGAGGCCTCCGCCCTGATGAAGGCGATGATCGAGAACGAAGCCCAACTGATTCCGATCGCGGCGATCTTCGCCCTGGGATTCATCATTCTCACTCTTCCCATGGGGCTGTTCCTCGGCTGGGTGAGCAAGCGCGTGGCGGTGAAACGATGA
- a CDS encoding sensor histidine kinase has translation MRSRLLLLLTVLLATVLLALGIPLATSQASTEQQRVVVDRIDDTARFASLAQFAAGLSPDGDGAADPLGTLQEELRRYHEVYGIKAGVFQRDGEPMAVAPVGWAAPRGEEDGDAFAEALAGRRSRGPGQVWPWDDERTLVVASPVIRDGDVIAVVVTESPTGPLRSRILSGWLPIGYGLAAAMLLALAAAHQLTGWILRPVRVLDRATHEISTGRMTARVAPGGGPPELKRLARSFNEMADHVEEILEQQRAFVADASHQLRNPLAALLLRIELLGLDLPEGSAEFASVQAEGKRLARVLDDLLDLALAEHTAADLRLTDVAALVAERIGSWRPVAGRGGVVLRQAGAGAVTGWADPVALSSALDAVIDNALKFTPFGGEVTVTVTAEGDRVTIETADTGRGLDDEELERIGDRFWRAGRHQNVAGSGLGLSIVHVLLAAGGATIAYAHNQPHGLRVLVSVPRHAPEVSPQRRPAPAAG, from the coding sequence ATGCGCTCGCGCCTCCTCCTGCTGCTCACCGTGCTGCTCGCCACGGTGCTGCTGGCACTCGGCATCCCGCTGGCCACCAGCCAGGCCAGCACCGAGCAGCAGCGCGTCGTCGTCGACCGCATCGACGACACCGCCCGCTTCGCCTCGCTCGCCCAGTTCGCCGCCGGCCTCTCGCCCGACGGCGACGGGGCCGCCGACCCGCTGGGCACCCTCCAGGAGGAGCTTCGGCGCTACCACGAGGTGTACGGGATCAAGGCCGGCGTCTTCCAGCGGGACGGGGAGCCGATGGCGGTGGCCCCCGTCGGCTGGGCCGCGCCGCGCGGGGAGGAGGACGGCGACGCCTTCGCCGAGGCGCTGGCCGGGCGCCGCAGCCGCGGCCCCGGCCAGGTGTGGCCCTGGGACGACGAGCGCACCCTGGTGGTGGCCTCCCCGGTGATCCGCGACGGCGATGTGATCGCGGTGGTCGTCACCGAGTCACCGACCGGCCCGCTGCGCTCGCGCATCCTGTCCGGCTGGCTGCCCATCGGGTACGGCCTGGCCGCCGCGATGCTGCTGGCGCTGGCCGCCGCCCACCAGCTCACCGGCTGGATCCTGCGCCCGGTGCGGGTGCTGGACCGGGCCACCCACGAGATCTCCACCGGCCGGATGACCGCCCGGGTGGCGCCCGGCGGCGGGCCGCCCGAGCTCAAACGGCTGGCGCGGTCCTTCAACGAGATGGCCGACCACGTCGAGGAGATCCTCGAACAGCAGCGGGCGTTCGTGGCCGACGCCTCCCACCAACTGCGCAACCCGCTCGCCGCCCTGCTGCTGCGCATCGAGCTGCTGGGTCTCGACCTCCCGGAGGGCAGCGCGGAGTTCGCCTCCGTGCAGGCCGAGGGCAAGCGGCTGGCGCGGGTCCTGGACGACCTGCTGGACCTGGCGCTGGCCGAGCACACCGCCGCGGACCTGCGGCTGACCGATGTGGCGGCGCTGGTCGCCGAGCGGATCGGCTCCTGGCGGCCGGTGGCGGGCCGCGGCGGGGTGGTGCTGCGCCAGGCGGGAGCCGGCGCGGTCACCGGCTGGGCGGATCCGGTGGCGCTCTCCAGCGCGCTGGACGCGGTGATCGACAACGCGCTGAAGTTCACGCCGTTCGGTGGCGAGGTCACCGTCACCGTCACCGCCGAGGGCGACCGGGTCACCATCGAGACCGCCGACACCGGGCGCGGTCTGGACGACGAGGAACTGGAACGGATCGGCGACCGCTTCTGGCGGGCCGGGCGCCACCAGAACGTCGCCGGATCCGGCCTCGGCCTGTCCATCGTGCACGTGCTGCTGGCCGCGGGCGGCGCCACCATCGCCTACGCCCACAACCAGCCGCACGGACTGCGCGTGCTGGTCTCCGTGCCCCGGCACGCGCCCGAGGTCAGCCCGCAGCGGCGGCCGGCACCAGCCGCAGGGTGA
- a CDS encoding DUF3046 domain-containing protein, translating into MRLTEFWARMRENFGPAYAESFARDHVMSELGGRTVHEALDAGWAVKDVWRGVCAAVEVPAHLR; encoded by the coding sequence ATGCGGTTGACGGAATTCTGGGCGCGGATGCGGGAAAACTTCGGGCCCGCGTACGCGGAATCGTTCGCCCGGGACCATGTGATGTCCGAGCTGGGTGGGCGGACGGTGCACGAGGCGCTGGACGCCGGATGGGCGGTCAAAGACGTCTGGCGCGGGGTCTGTGCGGCGGTCGAGGTGCCCGCACACCTGCGCTGA
- the recA gene encoding recombinase RecA has translation MAGTDREKALDAALAQIERQFGKGAVMRLGERPDEPIEIIPTGSTALDVALGVGGLPRGRVVEVYGPESSGKTTLTLHAVANAQKAGGTVAFVDAEHALDPEYAKRLGVDVDQLILSQPDNGEQALEIVDMLIRSGALDLIVIDSVAALVPRAEIEGEMGDSHVGLQARLMSQALRKITGALHQSKTTAIFINQLREKVGVMFGSPETTTGGRALKFYASVRLDIRRIETLKDGTDAVGNRTRVKVVKNKVAPPFKQAEFDILYGMGISREGGLLDMGVEHGIVRKSGAWYTYEGDQLGQGKENSRNFLRDNPDLANEIERRIKEKLGIGPKTGTSEAEPAKDAAKTPATGASATAAAKTVPAPAAKATKTAKTAAAAAKS, from the coding sequence ATGGCAGGTACGGACCGCGAGAAGGCGCTCGACGCCGCTCTCGCACAGATTGAACGACAGTTCGGCAAGGGCGCGGTGATGCGCCTGGGGGAGCGCCCTGACGAGCCCATCGAGATCATCCCCACCGGCTCCACGGCCCTGGACGTGGCCCTGGGCGTCGGCGGTCTCCCGCGCGGGCGGGTGGTGGAGGTCTACGGCCCCGAGTCCTCAGGCAAGACCACCCTCACGCTGCACGCGGTGGCCAACGCCCAGAAGGCGGGCGGCACGGTCGCGTTCGTGGACGCCGAGCACGCGCTGGACCCGGAGTACGCCAAGCGTCTGGGCGTGGACGTGGATCAGCTGATCCTCTCCCAGCCGGACAACGGCGAGCAGGCGCTGGAGATCGTGGACATGCTGATCCGCTCCGGCGCCCTGGACCTGATCGTCATCGACTCGGTGGCCGCCCTGGTGCCGCGCGCCGAGATCGAGGGCGAGATGGGCGACTCGCACGTGGGTCTCCAGGCCCGGCTGATGAGCCAGGCCCTGCGGAAGATCACCGGTGCGCTCCACCAGTCGAAGACCACCGCGATCTTCATCAACCAGCTCCGGGAGAAGGTCGGGGTGATGTTCGGCTCGCCGGAGACCACCACGGGTGGCCGGGCGCTGAAGTTCTACGCCTCGGTGCGCCTGGACATCCGGCGGATCGAGACCCTCAAGGACGGCACCGACGCGGTCGGCAACCGCACCCGCGTCAAGGTCGTCAAGAACAAGGTGGCCCCGCCGTTCAAGCAGGCCGAGTTCGACATCCTGTACGGCATGGGCATCAGCCGCGAGGGCGGGCTGCTGGACATGGGTGTGGAGCACGGCATCGTCCGCAAGTCCGGCGCCTGGTACACCTACGAGGGCGACCAGCTGGGGCAGGGCAAGGAGAACTCCCGCAACTTCCTGCGCGACAACCCCGATCTCGCCAACGAGATCGAGCGGCGGATCAAGGAGAAGCTGGGCATCGGCCCGAAGACCGGGACGAGCGAGGCCGAGCCGGCCAAGGACGCGGCGAAGACGCCTGCCACCGGGGCGTCCGCCACCGCCGCCGCGAAGACCGTGCCCGCGCCGGCGGCCAAGGCCACCAAGACGGCCAAGACCGCGGCCGCCGCGGCCAAGAGCTGA